One window of the Oceanicaulis sp. genome contains the following:
- the ettA gene encoding energy-dependent translational throttle protein EttA, with translation MAAYQYVYHMDNLAKTYPGGKQVFSGISLHFLPDAKIGVVGVNGAGKSSLLRIMAGQDTDFTGEAWAEKGVRVGYLPQEPQLDPEKNVWENVIEGSEDKKIYDAYNAIAMKLAEDYSDELMEEMTALQEQVDARDAWDIDAKIEMAMDALRCPPADANVTNLSGGEKRRVAICRLLLSKPHMLLLDEPTNHLDAESVAWLQNHLENYDGAVLIVTHDRYFLDSITTWTLELDRGKGVPYQGGYSSWLEQKQKRLAQESREESAKQRALAKELEWIRSSPKARQAKSKARIKAYEEKRDAADREKINTAVINIPPGPRLGGNVVDFDHVSKGFGDKLLIRDLDFKLPPGGVVGVIGPNGAGKTTLFKMIVGEEQPDEGKVTLGETVKLGYVNQSRDALDPKKTVWEEISGGNDMIDLGGREVPSRAYVGAFNFKGGDQQKKVGLLSGGERNRVHLAKMLKEGGNLLLLDEPTNDLDVETLSALESALEDFPGCAVVISHDRFFLDRIATHILAFEGDSHVEWFEGGFTDYLADKKRRLGDDALVPKRVKFQKFER, from the coding sequence ATGGCCGCGTATCAATACGTCTATCACATGGACAATCTGGCGAAGACCTACCCGGGCGGTAAGCAGGTCTTCTCCGGCATCTCGCTGCACTTCCTGCCCGACGCCAAGATCGGCGTGGTGGGCGTGAACGGCGCGGGTAAATCCTCGCTCCTTCGCATCATGGCCGGCCAGGACACCGACTTCACCGGCGAGGCCTGGGCGGAGAAGGGCGTGCGCGTGGGCTATCTGCCCCAGGAGCCCCAGCTCGATCCGGAGAAAAACGTCTGGGAAAACGTCATCGAAGGCAGCGAAGACAAGAAGATCTACGACGCCTACAACGCGATCGCGATGAAGCTCGCCGAGGACTATTCCGACGAGCTGATGGAGGAGATGACCGCCCTTCAGGAGCAGGTCGACGCGCGCGACGCATGGGACATCGACGCCAAGATCGAGATGGCGATGGACGCGCTGCGCTGCCCGCCGGCCGACGCGAACGTCACCAATCTCTCCGGCGGCGAAAAGCGCCGCGTGGCGATCTGCCGACTGCTGCTTTCCAAGCCGCACATGCTGCTGCTCGACGAGCCGACCAACCATCTGGACGCCGAGAGCGTGGCCTGGCTGCAGAACCACCTCGAGAATTATGACGGCGCGGTGCTGATCGTCACCCACGACCGTTATTTCCTGGACTCCATCACCACCTGGACGCTGGAGCTCGATCGCGGCAAGGGCGTGCCCTATCAGGGCGGCTATTCCAGCTGGCTCGAACAGAAGCAGAAGCGCCTGGCCCAGGAGTCCCGCGAGGAAAGCGCCAAGCAGCGCGCGCTCGCCAAGGAACTCGAATGGATCCGCTCCTCGCCCAAGGCCCGTCAGGCCAAGTCCAAGGCCCGCATCAAGGCCTATGAGGAGAAGCGTGACGCGGCCGATCGCGAGAAGATCAACACCGCAGTGATCAACATCCCGCCCGGCCCGCGCCTGGGCGGTAACGTGGTCGACTTCGACCATGTCTCAAAGGGCTTCGGCGACAAGCTCCTGATCCGCGATCTCGACTTCAAACTGCCGCCCGGCGGCGTGGTCGGCGTGATCGGTCCGAACGGCGCGGGCAAGACGACCCTGTTCAAGATGATCGTCGGCGAGGAGCAGCCCGACGAGGGCAAGGTCACGCTCGGGGAGACCGTCAAGCTCGGCTATGTCAATCAAAGCCGCGACGCGCTCGACCCGAAAAAGACTGTCTGGGAAGAGATCTCCGGCGGCAACGACATGATCGATCTGGGCGGCCGCGAAGTGCCGAGCCGGGCTTACGTGGGCGCGTTCAACTTTAAGGGCGGCGACCAGCAAAAGAAGGTCGGGCTTCTTTCCGGCGGTGAGCGCAACCGCGTGCACCTCGCCAAGATGCTGAAAGAGGGCGGCAACCTGCTGCTGCTCGACGAACCGACCAACGATCTCGACGTCGAAACGCTGTCCGCGCTTGAAAGCGCTCTGGAAGACTTCCCCGGCTGCGCCGTGGTGATCTCCCACGACCGCTTCTTCCTCGATCGCATCGCCACCCACATCCTCGCCTTCGAAGGCGACAGCCATGTGGAATGGTTCGAAGGCGGCTTCACCGACTATCTCGCCGACAAGAAGCGCCGCCTGGGCGACGACGCCCTCGTCCCGAAGCGCGTGAAGTTCCAGAAGTTCGAGCGGTAG
- a CDS encoding GAF domain-containing protein, which yields MAEAMSTAAPGETKHEAYARVAAEIAAVVAGESSATARYATAACILAHNFGPRFFWTGFYVVDPDKPQELVVGPYQGTLGCLRIPFGKGVCGAAAASGLTQLVPDVHAFPGHIACDGRTQSEIVVPVFDAEGRLAAVLDVDSTEPDAFDAEDQAGLEAICKLLLTS from the coding sequence ATGGCCGAAGCGATGAGCACCGCCGCGCCGGGCGAAACCAAGCACGAGGCCTACGCTCGCGTGGCTGCGGAGATCGCGGCGGTCGTCGCCGGCGAGAGCAGCGCGACCGCGCGCTACGCTACGGCGGCCTGCATCCTGGCGCATAATTTCGGCCCGCGCTTTTTCTGGACAGGCTTTTACGTCGTCGATCCCGACAAGCCGCAAGAGCTCGTCGTGGGTCCCTATCAGGGCACGCTGGGCTGCCTCCGGATTCCGTTCGGCAAGGGCGTGTGCGGCGCGGCTGCGGCGAGCGGACTGACCCAGCTCGTTCCCGACGTGCACGCCTTTCCCGGCCATATCGCGTGTGACGGCCGCACGCAGTCGGAAATCGTCGTACCGGTGTTCGACGCCGAAGGCCGGCTCGCCGCCGTGCTCGACGTCGACAGCACCGAGCCCGACGCCTTCGACGCGGAGGACCAGGCGGGTCTTGAGGCGATCTGCAAGCTTCTGCTCACGTCTTGA